The following coding sequences lie in one Nitrospirota bacterium genomic window:
- a CDS encoding iron-containing alcohol dehydrogenase, with protein sequence MKPVPHSRCLHSRFPSRFPVLLLGAGVVLYSTVIPTTTRAQPVDQPTAGGFQELLGARIQALGRFDVQRHQALLDRGQNAVRTLGEFDEGRHARLQEFLGQSIAHTGALIARERAILETALSESLAAQQSVRSGGWFQERVGSAIVQTAGVIAPDDPRFAEQLRARLKVLSAMEPRVASRADVQVAALTARWSQFPRDALARLSEAVQDAHRTSRLYEASYQAWVARPLLDVQTGFAFSRSVEDYLHLVDAVTASLRPLWGVGGFWEFGAASLIGICAAMAWVGATAPREFSRTGARPVQAGVSTAWRYQPYQWKREVPMTQSTTLFSWPREVMFGSHCSREIGRHAARDHIRQVMILTDSGVAQKGLVDLVKASLLEAGLMCEVITDVSREVPHHMVAGIADRCRRGGAELLVAVGGGSVIDTAKAVGILLANGGTIQDYEGVDRVGRPITSLYVVPTTSGCGSETSQFCIVLDTTRKKKIEIFSRKLLPERIFIDPMMTRSMPPDLTAGSGMEALSNSIEAYFSTWASPLTDTLALSAIRLISENLRAAVANGQNLEARQHMSLAAFQAGLAFTNAQSGAVHALGHSLSGMFDIPQRIGDAILLPHVMKANLNADVQRMAKVAETLGEPVAGLSVRAAAQRAIDAVKLLLVDVGLPTNLEKVGADKTAISSLSEQAMQDNFLRTNPRMLNREDIEAIYEDAFVEYAESVPAASWRSNTTVH encoded by the coding sequence TCGCGGTTCCCCTCCCGATTTCCGGTCCTGCTTCTCGGGGCCGGTGTCGTGCTGTACTCAACCGTTATCCCGACGACGACCCGTGCGCAGCCGGTTGATCAACCAACGGCGGGCGGGTTCCAGGAACTGCTCGGCGCGCGAATCCAGGCTCTTGGACGCTTTGATGTGCAACGCCATCAGGCGCTGCTCGATCGGGGGCAAAACGCGGTCCGCACGCTCGGCGAGTTTGACGAAGGCCGACACGCACGGTTGCAGGAGTTCCTGGGACAGTCGATCGCTCACACCGGCGCCTTGATCGCCCGCGAACGCGCGATCCTGGAGACGGCCCTGTCCGAGAGCCTGGCCGCCCAACAGAGCGTGCGGAGCGGCGGATGGTTTCAGGAACGCGTCGGCTCTGCGATCGTCCAGACCGCCGGAGTGATTGCGCCCGACGATCCGCGGTTCGCCGAGCAGCTGCGCGCACGGCTCAAGGTGCTGTCCGCCATGGAGCCCCGCGTGGCGAGCCGCGCCGACGTGCAGGTGGCGGCGCTGACCGCCCGCTGGTCGCAATTTCCGCGCGACGCGCTCGCCCGCCTGAGCGAGGCGGTGCAAGATGCCCACCGAACCTCTCGGCTGTACGAGGCGTCGTACCAGGCGTGGGTCGCTCGGCCCCTCCTCGACGTTCAGACCGGGTTCGCGTTCTCGCGGAGCGTCGAAGATTATCTTCACCTGGTCGACGCGGTCACCGCGTCCCTCCGACCCCTCTGGGGCGTGGGGGGATTCTGGGAGTTCGGCGCCGCATCGCTGATCGGCATCTGCGCGGCGATGGCGTGGGTTGGAGCCACCGCACCGCGAGAGTTTTCCCGAACCGGGGCGCGGCCCGTCCAGGCGGGTGTGAGCACCGCGTGGCGATACCAACCCTACCAATGGAAAAGAGAGGTCCCCATGACACAGTCAACAACCCTGTTCAGTTGGCCCCGCGAAGTGATGTTCGGAAGCCACTGCTCGCGCGAAATCGGCCGGCACGCCGCCCGCGATCACATCAGGCAGGTGATGATTCTGACGGACTCCGGCGTAGCCCAGAAAGGGCTCGTCGATCTGGTGAAGGCGTCGCTCCTCGAAGCGGGTCTGATGTGCGAGGTCATCACCGACGTCTCGCGCGAAGTCCCCCACCACATGGTCGCCGGCATCGCGGATCGGTGCAGGCGAGGCGGAGCCGAGCTGCTGGTGGCGGTGGGGGGCGGCAGCGTGATCGACACCGCCAAAGCCGTGGGCATTCTGCTCGCCAACGGCGGCACCATCCAGGACTACGAAGGTGTGGATCGCGTCGGCCGGCCGATCACGTCTCTCTACGTGGTTCCCACCACCTCGGGCTGCGGAAGCGAAACGAGTCAGTTCTGCATCGTGCTCGACACGACACGGAAGAAGAAGATCGAAATTTTCAGCCGCAAGCTGCTGCCGGAACGCATCTTCATCGATCCGATGATGACGCGTTCCATGCCCCCGGATCTGACCGCCGGCAGCGGGATGGAGGCCCTCTCCAACTCGATCGAGGCCTACTTCTCGACCTGGGCGAGCCCGCTGACCGACACCCTCGCGTTGAGCGCGATCCGCTTGATCTCGGAGAACCTGCGCGCCGCCGTGGCCAACGGCCAGAACCTGGAAGCGCGCCAGCACATGTCGCTCGCCGCGTTCCAAGCCGGGCTCGCGTTCACCAACGCGCAAAGCGGCGCGGTGCACGCGCTGGGGCACTCGTTGTCCGGGATGTTCGACATTCCCCAGCGCATCGGCGACGCGATTCTCCTGCCGCACGTCATGAAGGCCAACTTGAACGCCGACGTCCAGCGCATGGCCAAGGTGGCTGAAACGTTGGGCGAGCCGGTGGCGGGCTTGAGCGTGCGCGCCGCGGCGCAACGGGCCATCGACGCGGTCAAGCTCCTGTTGGTGGACGTGGGACTGCCCACCAACCTGGAGAAGGTCGGAGCCGACAAGACCGCGATTTCGTCCCTCAGCGAGCAGGCCATGCAGGATAA